Proteins from one Dromiciops gliroides isolate mDroGli1 chromosome 6, mDroGli1.pri, whole genome shotgun sequence genomic window:
- the CFL1 gene encoding cofilin-1, with the protein MASGVAVSDGVIKVFNDMKVRKSSTPEEVKKRKKAVLFCLSEDKKNIVLEEGKEILVGDVGQTVDDPYTTFVKMLPDKDCRYALYDATYETKESKKEDLVFIFWAPECAPLKSKMIYASSKDAIKKKLTGIKHELQANCYEEVKDRCTLAEKLGGNAVISLEGKPL; encoded by the exons GCCTCTGGGGTGGCTGTCTCAGATGGGGTGATTAAGGTGTTCAACGACATGAAGGTTCGCAAGTCCTCGACACCTGAGGAGGTGAAGAAGCGCAAGAAGGCCGTGCTGTTCTGCCTGAGCGAGGATAAGAAGAACATCGTGCTGGAGGAGGGCAAGGAGATTCTGGTGGGTGACGTGGGGCAGACTGTAGATGACCCCTATACTACCTTTGTCAAGATGCTGCCAGACAAGGACTGCCGCTACGCCCTCTACGATGCCACCTATGAGACCAAGGAGAGCAAGAAGGAGGATCTGGTGTTCATCTTCTG GGCCCCTGAGTGTGCCCCTCTCAAGAGCAAAATGATCTATGCGAGCTCCAAGGACGCCATCAAGAAGAAACTGacag GAATCAAACATGAATTACAAGCCAACTGTTATGAGGAAGTGAAGGACCGCTGTACCCTGGCTGAGAAACTGGGGGGCAATGCCGTGATTTCCCTGGAGGGGAAGCCCTTGTGA